Genomic segment of Zingiber officinale cultivar Zhangliang chromosome 11B, Zo_v1.1, whole genome shotgun sequence:
AGCGGCGGAAAAACTCTCCCTACCCAACCCCCCGTTACAGTGCCTCCTTTTCCCCTTTAAAGCCCTACCCTGCGAAAAGACTGAAATGCCCTCcttcctcctcctaatttcttctCTGCCACTCAACCTATATCCACATCATATTGCTACGCGACCGATAAGACAGGTGGGCCTATGATGCTAGGTACTCTGCTTATGTAGTACTCCACCAATGTACAATCGGTCGGTTAAATATCTGACCATGATATCTTCAGGGGATAGCATTGTTAAAGAATCACAATAACCTATTAGAGAGTAACAACTATTCGTCAGAGAATATTCGTATATCATAACAGAAGCATTCAATGGAACATTCTTTGAAGGTGATTATACATCTTCCATCAGTTGACAAAATATTCTCTTAATCGTCTCATTAATGGTGTAAGTTACAAAAGAGTTACGCATATATAACAAAAAATTCCTCAGATAGTAATTGTACATCTTTCATGTTATACGTCTTTCTTTACTTGACAAATACTAACACTCTACATTTTCTGTCACCTCCTGATTACGGAGATTATCAGATATGGTATATAAGAGGAGGTTTCTCTTTGTTGGCAAGATACACTATACATGCTTGATAGATTATTAAGCATCATTTCTTACTACGTTCACTCATTTCTACTGTAGTTCGTCTCTGTTTTTCACCTGGTCATTTACTGACTTGAGTAAAATTTTCCATCTACTAATAAAATAAGTTAGAAAGCGCTTACGAAAATTCATTTAAATTACCAACAGGCAGCTGAGATTCGAACCATCTTTTAATTGTCAATTTAAAAATCTAACCATTATACCATATCGCGGCTACTGCAAACCACAGTCGATCATACAAGAGCATGGCACCGTTGCATATTATTACAGAGGATGCTTCTCTTCTGTTATTTACAGCTATCATTAATTCACGATAAACAACATTTCAACGCAACGAATTAAACCGAGTCGATATACGACGAGTCGCTCTCTGCATCCAACCGGCCCGTCATTATTATCCCAACCTCAGCCACAACTTCTCCCATGTCCGGCCTCTTCTCCGGCGACCATTCGCAGCACCACAGAGCAAGCTTCAGCAACTTGATCATTCCATTGGACTCCCTCGTATTCTTCAGGATCTCGTTGTCGAACACCTCCGCCGTCCACTCCTCGCGCACTGCTCGGTTAACCCAATGGCAGAGATGGATGCCATGGAGGCCGCCCCGCTTAGAGTTCATCGAGATTCTTCCGGTCATCAGCTCCAGGAGGAGGCAACCGTAGCTCCACACGTCCGTCTTCTTCGACAGTACCATTTGATTCTGCTGGTGATCCGGCGACCTGTAGCACACCATCCTATGTACCGCGAGGGACGGGGACACCAGAGGCAGAAGTCCATAGTCACAAATCAGTGGCTTGTCATTCTCACCGAGAAGAACGTTTGATGTCTTCAAGTTGCCATGGGGAACAATGGCCGCCCCATTCATCTTCCTGTGCAGGAACTCCATTGCCTGGGCCACTCCATATGCTACTTTCAATCTCGAGGCCCAGGTGAATGGACTTCTGTCGGCGCTTCTTCCTATTCATTTGAATTGCAACAAATTTTTAAATCAACTCTGAATAAATCTAAGAGAAATGGCATGCCAATGGTGTTCTCAGTTCTAATCTTACCGTGGATGCGATAGAATAGGTTGCCATTGCTCGCGTAGTTGGAGATCATCAGCTTCTCAGTAGTGGAATAGTAGTAACCAAGCAGAGGCAGTAGATTTGGATGCTCCATGGAAGATAGCAGTCTCATATACTTCATGAACTCTTCCATGGTTACTGGTCCAAGGTCCCTTAGTCTCTTCACCACCACCGTCTTGTCGTTCTCCAGCTTCGTCTTGTAGCAGCTTCCGAATCCTCCCTTTCCCAACCCCTCTGCCGACCCTTGAAAGAGATCGGTGAGATTGAAATCGCCCATACCTTTGGTGAACGTTATCTTCCCTGGCTCCTGAACCATCACCGCGTCCTTCTGGTCACTCTCGCCACTGCTTCTTACATGATCACTAGCCCGGCAGAACTCGGCTTccccttcctccaccacttcgatGGACTTCTCCTTCACTTTCTCACGCTCTTGTAGCTTCCAGCAGAATCGGCGGATACTCAAAAGCAAAATGACCAGCACGAGGATGAATATTACGAAGAATATTATGAACAGGTCGTTGAACTGGCCCTCTCCGGCCACGACATGGCCGAGcgctaagaggagcagcaggagcagCTGGGAACGCAAGAGAGTAGAGTGCATTGAGTGCTTTGGGAAGGTGGAATGTTGGGTGTTGAAAGAAAGAGATGGAGTCGTGGCATTGCTTATATAACAATCATCCAACGAA
This window contains:
- the LOC122035053 gene encoding probable LRR receptor-like serine/threonine-protein kinase At4g31250, with translation MGDFNLTDLFQGSAEGLGKGGFGSCYKTKLENDKTVVVKRLRDLGPVTMEEFMKYMRLLSSMEHPNLLPLLGYYYSTTEKLMISNYASNGNLFYRIHGRSADRSPFTWASRLKVAYGVAQAMEFLHRKMNGAAIVPHGNLKTSNVLLGENDKPLICDYGLLPLVSPSLAVHRMVCYRSPDHQQNQMVLSKKTDVWSYGCLLLELMTGRISMNSKRGGLHGIHLCHWVNRAVREEWTAEVFDNEILKNTRESNGMIKLLKLALWCCEWSPEKRPDMGEVVAEVGIIMTGRLDAESDSSYIDSV